Within Equus przewalskii isolate Varuska chromosome 9, EquPr2, whole genome shotgun sequence, the genomic segment AATACATGGTTTTcgctttctttttccctttttttcccccttccgtCTTAGGAATTGGTGATTGGCTAGATAACAGTTCCCAGAGAGGTTACACGCCTTGTAAGATAGAGGAcatgggtggaatctgaactgcctctacaGCTGCCTTTCCAGTTTTGCAaggatttgtaaaataaagacagTTGTTCTTAATTCCTCAGAAATCGTCTTGTCACTCAAATGACATTACTGGTTGATCTACACGTCGAACTGCATCACctctaatttgcttctttccctctgggtgcttagttttattttaacttaaggAGGAACGTCTGAAAAATgcctatcaggctctgaatatgaGCTTCCAATTTGGCTGAATTTCTGACCCTAAGTTGCTAAATCCTTTTAAACGTAACGTCTTGTCAGGTTGTAGCCAGGATGAACAGTAAGTATACCTGGGAATGTTGACCGCTCCCTTAATTTCTCACCTAGAAGTTTCCCAGGAAATCTCTCCAAATCTCATTTTCTCTGGGAGGGGCTTCTTTTGGGCCCTCTTTCAAAGGTAGATCACGGGAGTGTTCATAAAGCCAGGACCTAATAGGCTTTTCTTTTAGGAaccttttataaattatttttttttctttttgcaatgaAAGTTTCAATAAGATGACTTTGGGATTTTGAAGCTTTTGCTTTTAAGCATgcttcttaaatgatcttatctaattggaAACATTCCTTCTAAGGGCCAAGGTAATTCCCTTCAGGCTGAAGACAGGTTGAAAGGACCTTTAGCTGCAGATAGagtgcaacccacatttctgtccgAGCATCTCTGACTGCAAACGGGTGCACCTGCATTTTTGTTCAACTGCATTTTGAGATCCTGACCTGATGATTATCCAGCCAAGCCCTCAGAGCCTGCAGCTCCTGGGTCATCGGGCCCAGCTGCTCCTCCACCTCTGACTTGTGGGCCTTCACCTCCTCCATGATGTCCTCCATCAGCACCCTGGGAGCGGAGAGGGCGGGAGCGTGTGCGCGGAGACAGGGAGAAAgacggggtgggggagggcaagatgaggacagagagacccaaaggagagaaggaaggggagggaaaggctgagggaaaggccaagagaaggagacagagacggACAGAAGCTGAGATGAGAGGGAAGAGTGTGGGAGACTGAGCTCCATGAtggagggagacacagagaggaagatGGCAGAGACGGGGAGAGCTGACAACAGTCAGAGAGAGGCAAGGCCGGGAGctccaatggagaaaggaagcaagaaatgaagagagaccCCTAAGAGCTggtgatagagaaagaaagaaataacaaataaccCTGTAATGAACATCCTCACCCGTCTCCCCGTGTCTTTCTCCGGCCCCGGCATCGGAGCAGACTTGGGATCGCTGGGACACAGGACACACATACTTCACGTCACTAGAAACTGCCAGGCTGCTCTCCGTTGCAGTGACCCAGCCCGCAATCCTGAGGAGTGGAGGCAGCTTCCCAGGtgcccacatcctcaccagcacctgCCCTTTTCCGCTCTTCTGCCCTCTGCCCGGGGGACCAGGAGCTGACTGGGTCCTTTGgttgttttcctctctctgcccctgagCTGGAGGCTCCCTTCACAAGCAGAGCGCACACTCACTCCAGAACCGCTCGTCCAGCTCCTCTGTCCCTGTGGGTCTCTTGCGTCTCTGGCCTGAGAGCTTTCCAGGGGCTGATGAAAATGCTGGAAATATCAGTGGAATGGCTGCAAAATGCGAAAAAAATGGCCAATTGAAAATTAGTAAGTGTTGGGTTAAATCAGTCCAGAATACACCCTCATACCAACCAGCCAGCCCCAGTGCAGCGCCTCCTACGATTTTTACCTGGTGACGAAGGTGGGTGCATCATAATATGGCGGATGTGATGCCAACACAACCTGGGGCAGGGCGTGTGTGCACAGTCACGGCAGCATGCTCGGCAGggtgagaggaaggcagagtgaGTAAGAATGTGACCCTGGAGCCCTGCTTGGGCTCAAATCCCGGCTCTACCCACATTTGCTATGTGACTCGCACAAGTGACTTTAGcctgctgtgcctcagtttcttcctctgtaaaataggggcAGTGACAGCATCTACCACAGAGGGGTTTTGTGAAAATGTAACGTTTAGGGGGTTTTGTCAGACTTAGTATAACTACGAATTCATCCAGTGCTGTAGCCCCTGCACCTTGGCCAGGCCTGTGCTGAGCTGTGCCTGCGGACAACAGTCCTGGCCTTGTCCTTCTGGGGCTCACAGTCCAGTTAGGGAGACAAACCTGTCCCCAGACAGTGATGACCCAGGGTGAGCAAGGCTGGGATGGAGGTGCTTGACCCAGCCTGGAGGTCAAGGAGGGCTGCCTGAAGGAGGGGATATCAAAGCTGAGACTTGGAGGGTGGGCTTTGGGTCTGTCTCTAGCTCATGTCCAGCCCTTGTCCTCGTCCAGATCCCTTCCCCTCATCCACTGACAGTGTGATAAACAGCTCCTGTGGGCATGGCCATGAATCAACCCAGTGCCTTCTCTTGGGGAGCCCAGCCagggaagagcagagcagagccatAGCCCCAGGCTGGGCTCCGCTGCGGTTCTCCACTTCCTGCCTGTGTGGCCTTGCACAGGTGCCTTCaactctttttgttgttgttgttgaggaagactggccctgagctaacatgtgtgccagtcctcctctgttttggatgtgggacgccgcaccgtggcttgatgagcgatgtgtaggtctgtgcctgggatctgaacctgcacacCTTGGTCTCCCGAGGTGGAGCTCAcgacctaaccactgcaccactgggccagctcctgtcCTTCGAGCCCTGAAGCCCGGTTCCTGAGGGTTACGATAAATGTTCAATAAGAACTTGATCACTCTTCGGCCTTGTTCCCAACGCAGGCACAATTGAAAAGCAGTGAATCTtgttaatttgttcttttcttgtttaCCCTGAGGCGTCACTCAAGGGACACAAGGATTTAGGAGCTCATTTTGGGAAAAAGAACAATGCCTCCAAGGAAGTTACGTCCCCCAGATAGCCAGCCCCCAGCTGTGCTGATGCCAAGAAGTCAcgttgcccaggggcttatctggagtgaaagaaacacggacttcccctttgttttctgattcgcctcctcctcagccccttAGCGCTACAAAGACCCTGCTTTCCTCTCCTGTGAaggtggatttttttctcctcttgttaAGGTGGATTCTTCTCCTCCTGTTAAGGTGGATTCCTTCTCCTCCTGTTAAGGTGGATTCCTTCTCCTCCTGTTAAGGTGGATTCCTTCTCCTCCTGTTAAGGTGGATTCCTTCTCCTCCTGTTAAGGTGGATTCCTTCTCCTCCTGTTAAGCTGgattctttctcctcctgttAAGCTGgattctttctcctcctgttAAGGTGGATTCTTTCTCCTCTGGGTAAGATGGATTACAGAGAAcctatcctctcaccttcccatTTTGGCCATTCGTATAAACCTTTCTCTCTCGCTAAGTACCGGCCTCAGTGATTGTATTATTGTGCGTCAGGCCCACAGACTTAGGATCAGGAGGTTCAGTATCACTCTCTGGCCTCAATACCCTCATGGGATTAATAGGGCCCAGCTCCCAAGGTTCTCGTGAGGATTCTCTTGAGATCCTGAACTTCAGAGTCCTCAGGACAGAGCAAGTAGGGATGCTCCACACGTGTGAGTCTCAGCATCTCTTTCCCAAAGACACAACCCCCACCCTGTCCCATAGCCCCCACCCCACAGCAAAGAAGCACACAGAAGTCTCATTAGGATTTTTATTGCTGGTAGGGGGTGGGGGCTACATGGGGCACCTTGTGGGAAATCTTCAGCACCGGGGCCTGGGGTGTGTGAAGTTTCAGAGCTTCTTCAGGGGCAGAATCTTAGGTTAGAGTGAGAAACTCTCCCAGTGTTCAGGGCAGCAGTGTTCTGGTGTGTGCTTGTGTTGTGGCTTGTGCTTGTGTTCTGGCGTGTGCTTGTGTTCTGGCGTGTGCTTGTGTTCTGGCGTGTGCTTGTGTTGTGGCTTGTGCGTGTGTTCTGGCGTGTGCTTGTGTTCTGGCGTGTGCTTGTGTTCTGGTGTGTGCTTGTGTCCTCATGTATTCTTGTGTTGTGGTTTCCCAGTTGGCTTTGATGGCATTTTCCTGTAGAGAGAGACGGGGAGAGGTCACTGTGTGTTGCCCCAATCCCGCCCCTACCCTGACTCCCTGGTCTCTCTCTTCCACTAAGAAGATTCAGAGGAGCCCAGGACTTGGTGGCCCCGCTTCTGTGCCTGTTTCCCAGAGGGACCAGAGTTCCTTAAAATCAGAATGCTTGACGCTGGCCTGGCTCTCAAGgcctgccctctctgccccaACGCCTGCTCTTGTCCTCTCTGTCCCCTGTCCCCTGCTGATTCGAGGACACTTTCCAGCCGCCCGccctttgctcaggctgttccCTTGTCCTAGAATGCCACCCTCTCCTTGACTATGTGCAcatcttcctgcctcagggcctttgcactcccCGTCCACAGGGAACATTCTCCCCACATTCCTAGACCCTGCTGCATTTTCCCTCATTCAGATCTCAACTGAAAGTGTCACTCTTCAGAGCAGACCCAGTCGCCCTGTCTACAAgagcccctccccatccctgcttgTTCTCAACACCCTGTTTATCGTCTTCTCAGTGCTGCGCTCCCTCTGGGCTCCTCTCCTGGAACTCCCTGGTTCATGGGCtgttcccctccctctctctcccccgaATGGCAGCTCCCTGTGGGCTGTGACTTTGTCCTGTTCATCGCTCTCCTTCCCTAATGCACCAGGTCCTGGCCCTGAGCCGATGCTCAATGCATATTTGTTCACAAATGAATGCTTTCCTAACTCCTCAGACAGAGCCCCTGTGGGCGAAACACCCTGGAGCGTCcacactgtgccaggccccatgcgGCCCTCCACGTCCTTCCCCTCAGAAGCCCCCATGGCACAGACGGAGAAACTGCGGCTCCTGATGTCACAGGAGGAGTGGGTCTGCCCCAGCCTGTGCCCCAGGTCTGTGCAGCCCCAGCTTGGGCCTGTCCCCACCACCCAGGGCCATCTCCACATGAGCCTGGCCGGAGTCAGGAACCTGTCCCCCAAGTCTGAGCACCCAGAGAGCCAGCTGTGTGACTGCAGGGACCTTGtcaccctccccagcctcagttttcccagtgTCTTCATCCATGCACCCAGCCCACCCAGGCCCGGGAAGGGGAGTCACCGGGTCGCTGAAGCTCTGTTCTTCTTGTTGATGTCGTCGATGATGTATTTCACAATCTCCTTCCCCAGGCGCTTTCCAACCTTCTTCCACCACCTCCGGATGACGTCGGTGACGCCGTCCGGCTCTAGGTCCGCCTGGTCCGGCTCTAGGTCTGCCTGGGCCGGGGCTCGGCCTGTCCAGGAGACGGGGAGGGTGCAAACATCTCAGTATTGGGAGGCCTCCCAATGAGTGTCAGGGATGGGAAAGGAGGTCCAGGAACGGGATTCTTGGGGCTCCTGGTGTTAAAATGGGGGGAGGTAGTGGGGCCCCCAAGTGGGTCTCAAGCTGCTGGGAATTGCCTTCTCTCCCCCTGGACACACCCCGCCCCCCCTTCCACACTGTAAAAGCAAGACAGCCAatcctggaggggtgggggtcagTACATCATGTGTTGCTGGGGCTCCACAGGGCAGATTTCCCACCTGCTGGACCACCCCTTAGAGAAGCTGAGACCCAGCTGGCGGGATGTGGTGGGGTGATGAATGCAGGACAGGGGAACCTGGGCACATAAGGGTCCCCAGAGCTCTCCAGAGTCCTCTGAGCCTGGaccccaggcctggggccagctTCGCACTTCCAAATCTCAAACTTCCAgggtctcctctcctcttttacCTTCACACACCATCCATAGAGCCACCAACAGGACCGGGAGTGACAGAGCGAGCCTCATGGCTGGTGAGGGGGCTCTGGAGACAGAAGCGGGATGGGGTGATCAGCGACACATCATGTCCCTCCCCCAGGTCCCTCCCGGGAAGTCAGTGAGCACCTACCTGGACCAGAGAGGGACAGGACAGGTGAGCTCCCACCTGGACCAGTGAGGGACAGGGGAGATGAgggagcctggcctggcctgggccttTATTAGGCTGCGGAGGGGTGGGGCAGgtcccccctccttccccctgggcctcccctgggcctgcctccctgtgtcctctctcctttccatttGGGCCCCTTGCTGATGGCAGCGGGTCACGTCAGGCACAGTCATGACCCTTTGGCCCGAAGCCCCTGGCTGTCCATCGCCCGCATCTCGAAATTTCCCTGACTGTGGGGCCCTCTGCCTGCTCCAGCCCTTACCCCTCAGGGGGCAGTCTCCACCTCCCCTCCTGATGCACACCCTGCTCCCAGCCTCagggcctctccctctccctctgggtAGCTCAGGGACTCAGTTCACACTGGACCCCGGCCCTCTTCCATCCCACCACTTCTTCACAAGCCTCTTCAGCCCAAACAGCTCCCGCTCCACGTCTCTGTGGTCACGCAGTTGCCCCACACTCCTACCCCCGGCAGGCCCCCTCCAATCTCACTCTCAGACTCACCTTTCACGCCCCACAACTTGCATCTGGAGCACCCAGGCCTCCCTTCTGCTCTCTGGGTCTGAACCTcacagcctcctctctcccttttggGAAGGGGTACTTTCAGCCTGTCTCAACTGTAAAACCTGCGCTGCAAGGCTCCAGCCTGGGCCCCACCATCCATCCCCCAGACTCCTCTTCCATTCCTCCCCCAGCTCCAAGGCTGCCGGGCCCGGTAAACACTCCGTCTGCTATTCATCACCCTCTCAGGCCCCTCCTGGCACCCAggctcccatctcccctccctccaccacatCTGCCTCTCAGGGCTGGATCCAGGGCTTCCCCCCTCCTCCGGGCTGCCTTTGACCCCCAGTGATCCCTGGCAGCTGGGCATAGAGAGGCCCCAGATCCAGACTCTTCTTGGTTGGCCTTGTGTCTCCCCACCATATGTCAGTCTGGAGATGAAAGGGGATGGTTTGAAAGGGACACACAGACACTACCCTGGCAACATTGCAACACTCCTCTTGCCAGCTCAGCACTTCCGGTCCCTGTCAACCCCCCTGCTGCCTTCCCAGACATCCGCCTCCCTGGTGAGACCAGCAGTCCCCAGACATCTACCCAAAgtctgctcccctccctgcactgacccaaaagaagagaaaaacaaattgccttttccagtttcatCTTCATCACACCTATAGGAGTTTCcattcacagatggggaaactgaggcacagccaaTAACATTCAATGGCTCAGTGAATGATTAGATGGGTGTGGGTagtccctccccttcccagaCCTCAGGCTGTCTCTCTGCATCCCTGCCGGGGTCAGCCTCTGCCCCACAGCACCCCTGCCAGCCTGTGTCTCCCAaagctctgtccccagcccctgttCCAAGTCTTGACCTGACTGGGGCTGCCATGAGGTGGGACAGCCCTGTCTGCTCAGACATCTTCCTACGTGAGGATTCAGAATTCAGGTCTTCAAGTGACAGACGTGGCTGGTGCCCCTCTCTCCCACTGACATCTGGGGAACAGGCTCAGAGGGGTGGCCCCAGCTCCAGGGCACACTGCGATCAGTGGAATGCGGagctggggccaggccctggcctcTGAGCCCACTGACCCTTTCCCTCCTCACTGGGCTCTGGGTGAGTCACGTGGGAGAGGGGACCCGCCTCCACAGGGACACCAAGGGAGGGCCAGGGAAAGCCCTCGTGGTGCAGAGGGTGCCGGAGAGAAAGCAGGCACAGGGGTGGGGAGAATGCAGCCTGGCCTGGGAGACAGGAGCATCAGCCTGGTCAGTTCCCTGCAGTGGGaaccctgctcccctcctctgaGCACTGAGGGCGTGGGAGAGGAGAGGCCGGTGgttcccagctccagccctggctTCTCTGTGTGTCAgctcccagctccatctcccaGCCCTGACCTCCATGGGCGGTACTGACCCTCCCAGGGTGGGCCTCTCCTTCACCCTGCAGCCTGGACTCTGCACCCACTGGGCTTGTTGGATAGACAAGAGGTCCACGACCcagctggaggagggaaggaagtgagACACAAaggaccccacccccaccgcctcCCCTTCTGAGTCAGACCCCAGCCCATCCCCCGAGGTCCAGGAGTGCTGGAGCCCAGGCCCTTCTCCCCCTCAGACACAGTCATTGATTCTGAAGCCTGTCCGGCTGCTTGAATTCTTCCTGAAGTACCTAACGGCTCTGACCGTCCCATCATGAAGAGGTGCTCACACCCCATCATGCCCTGCtcctttaggaagctgggaagacCTCGgagtcccagctcagtgtcccCAGCCCTACACTCAGAGACAGCGTCGCCTGTGTCCACAGCTGgcagggacaaagtcctctgcagCCACTCTGGCAGGACGAGCTGGGGCGAGTGACCCAAGACCCTGCCCTCCTGCTGAGAGAAGGCCTGTGGAGTCCCCAGCTGATGGAAGTCCCgggctgtgtgatcctgggccaggcccttcccctctctgagcggGGTCCAGGCAGCAGCCAGGCTTGAATCCCTTGTGGTTGGTGTCACTCTTCTGCGCTTGGGCCCTGCAGCGCCCCCTATTGGTCACTGTGGGAAGGTCAGGCTGGAAGGAATGGGTCAAAGGAGCCACAGATGCAACATAGGAAAACAGAGGCCTCCAATTTCACctggggttttgtgtgtgtgtgtgtgtgtgtgtgtgtgtgtgtgtgtatttcattaTTGTCCTGTAAAATGCTTCAGTTCTTCCCTGTTTTTCTACTGAACGAAGATTTCTTTCCCCACCCAGTAACAGCCCAGACAATGAGAAACACAGCAGCTCATCCAATGAGAaacacagcagctcagccaatgagaaatgccacagctcagccaatgagaaacaccagagctcagccaatgagaaacactgcagctcagccaacgagaaatgccacagctcaaccaatgagaaacaccagagctcagccaatgagaaatgccacagctcagccaatgagaaacgccacagctcagccaatgagtaacgtcacagcccagccaatgagaaacataGCAGCTTAGCCAATGAGAAACAtcacagttcagccaatgagaaacactgcagctcagccaatgagaaacactgcagctcagccaatgagaaacaccagagctcagccaatgagaaacgccacatctcagccaatgagaaacatcacagctcagccaatgagaagctgttgccacCCTGAGCTGTTACTTTCCCcaaatggactttcctttagaacagcccctccctgctccccctttTTCCCTAtgaaagcagctcccctcctttgttttgtGGATTTGCCTAGGGTTTGCCACCGCATGCGGGTCCTGAGTTACAGTTCCTTTGGCCAGCCCTGGATAAACTTGTTGAGGCTTTCAGGTCAACAtattggtgtcagaagtgggcTCCAGAGGAGGCAGTGACCCCCAGAGTTGAATGAGGTCCCACACTGAACCCCCATGCTCGTCACTTCTGGGAGTTGCTGCCTGCTTTTGGTTTATCGAGTCTCCTCTTGGAATTTGAGCTCCGCTCCCTTTGCATTCTGAGCTCTCAGGTTATTCAGCATTTGAGAGGCTTGTCCTCTCAGGGAAGGAATTTTATCCTCCACATTCAAGGCATGGTCCTTGGGTTCAGAGCATCGTCCTTTGGTGAGTATGGGGTTGTTTTTTGAGGGTAGCACTGTTCCTGGCTagcttttcttaaaaccaaattggAAGTCTGTGGCTCTAGAATTAAGCATGATGAAGGATACGTCTATTTTCATCGGTATCTCGAGGCTTCTGGATACGCACAGAGCTCTAAAATTGCTTCAGCACAAGATACCGTGTCTAAACTGGCTGAAACAACTGAAGAACTGAGGGAGAACAAAATGGCCTCCAGAGCCTCATGTTCCCCTCCCCCTTGTTCTTTGTCTCAGGTGCCATTTGGTTTGTCTTCCCAGAACCTTTGTCTCAGACTCCACCCTGGCATCCTTCTTATACTTAGGCCCCACCCCCaatgccatcttcctctcttctgctctGAGAAAACCTGCCCCTTTAAGATCAGACCCTCTGAGGACTCAAATGCTAAGCCCCTGATTACTATTTCTAAGTTAATGAAGCAAATAAACAACTAGAAGGGAAATTTTGAGTAGCACTTACCCGAGACTTTTGATAATAGACAGAATGACTCCAAAAGCAGCTTACAGGATCCTTACAGCATGCTGGGAAAAATCTTTCATTAAAGACCGTAGCCACCTGAACAAGTAACCTTAACTTAGTCCATCTGCCAGAAATacaatttggatccaactattcttttgagttttgtaccTGACACGTggctaaaagttttaaaatgaaagctatgAGGTCTCTGttaatgtctgtctctgtgtctatgtatgtgtgtcatagagatgtgatatttttctacctctggttGATATGGTTAGAATTGATTTGTAAAAAGCTCTATTTAATTGCCTTGAAATTAAGTGCTTATAAAGTAAGTATTCTtaa encodes:
- the LOC139085477 gene encoding apolipoprotein C-I-like isoform X2; this translates as MSEQTGLSHLMAAPVRAPSPAMRLALSLPVLLVALWMVCEGRAPAQADLEPDQADLEPDGVTDVIRRWWKKVGKRLGKEIVKYIIDDINKKNRASATRKMPSKPTGKPQHKNT
- the LOC139085477 gene encoding apolipoprotein C-I-like isoform X3 encodes the protein MQVVGRERAPSPAMRLALSLPVLLVALWMVCEGRAPAQADLEPDQADLEPDGVTDVIRRWWKKVGKRLGKEIVKYIIDDINKKNRASATRKMPSKPTGKPQHKNT
- the LOC139085477 gene encoding apolipoprotein C-I-like isoform X1, giving the protein MQVVGRERWELTCPVPLWSRAPSPAMRLALSLPVLLVALWMVCEGRAPAQADLEPDQADLEPDGVTDVIRRWWKKVGKRLGKEIVKYIIDDINKKNRASATRKMPSKPTGKPQHKNT